Proteins encoded together in one Roseibacterium elongatum DSM 19469 window:
- a CDS encoding PA0069 family radical SAM protein, protein MATTRRRGRAATANHAGRFERYDRVVEADGWHGGGADAPLLRTEVADEVPSKVITRNTSPDLSFDRSINPYRGCEHGCIYCFARPSHAYLGLSPGLDFETRLIARPEAPRVLERELRAPGYMPKVIAIGTNTDPYQPIERERRIMRALLQVLSEYRHPVAVVTKGALIERDADLLGEMGQAGLARAGISITTLDPDLSRRMEPRAPAPAHRLRAIETLTRAGCPVRVMAAPLVPGLTDHELEAILSAARDAGAVAASTIPLRLPREVAGLWADWLAEHHPDRAGRVMTKIRDMHGGRDYDPEWGKRLKGQGIWADLIQQRFARATRALGLDTEQPRLRCDLFHRPPRPGDQLPLL, encoded by the coding sequence ATGGCAACGACCCGCCGGCGCGGGCGCGCGGCGACGGCCAATCATGCCGGACGGTTCGAACGCTACGATCGTGTGGTCGAGGCCGATGGCTGGCATGGCGGCGGCGCGGACGCGCCGCTGTTGCGCACCGAGGTTGCCGACGAAGTGCCGAGCAAGGTCATCACGCGCAACACCTCGCCCGATCTGAGTTTCGACCGCTCGATCAACCCCTATCGTGGCTGCGAGCACGGGTGCATCTACTGTTTCGCCCGCCCCAGCCATGCCTATCTGGGCCTGTCGCCCGGCCTCGATTTCGAAACCCGGCTGATCGCCCGCCCCGAGGCGCCGCGCGTGTTGGAGCGTGAGCTGCGCGCACCCGGTTACATGCCCAAGGTCATCGCCATCGGCACCAATACCGACCCGTATCAACCGATCGAACGCGAGCGCCGGATCATGCGCGCCCTGTTGCAGGTCTTGTCCGAGTATCGCCACCCGGTCGCTGTGGTCACCAAGGGCGCGCTGATCGAGCGCGACGCGGATCTCCTGGGCGAGATGGGGCAGGCGGGGCTTGCCCGCGCGGGCATCTCGATCACCACGCTGGACCCTGATCTGTCGCGCCGGATGGAGCCGCGCGCGCCCGCGCCCGCGCACCGTCTGCGCGCCATCGAAACGCTGACGAGGGCGGGTTGCCCCGTGCGGGTCATGGCCGCGCCCCTCGTGCCCGGTCTGACCGACCACGAGCTCGAAGCAATCCTGAGCGCGGCGCGCGACGCCGGCGCGGTGGCGGCCTCGACCATCCCGCTGCGCCTGCCGCGCGAGGTGGCGGGTCTTTGGGCCGATTGGCTGGCCGAACACCACCCCGACCGCGCCGGGCGCGTCATGACCAAGATCCGCGATATGCATGGCGGGCGCGACTATGATCCCGAATGGGGCAAGCGCCTGAAAGGGCAGGGGATTTGGGCCGACCTGATCCAGCAGCGCTTTGCCCGGGCGACACGGGCGCTGGGCCTCGATACCGAACAGCCGCGCCTGCGCTGCGACCTGTTTCATCGCCCGCCGCGTCCGGGCGATCAACTGCCGTTGCTGTGA
- a CDS encoding SAM-dependent methyltransferase — MTGWDARFDRDDYVYGTAPAGFLADRAHVLGPGRRVLCVADGEGRNSVHLAGLGHAVTAFDGSAVAVEKARNLAATRGVHVDFNVADIDAWDWSRAFDAVVGIFIQFLGPPARDRMLADMARATRPGGLMLLHGYAPRQVGYGTGGPPDAANMYTAPQLQAAFDGWEILRLADYDAEIDEGIGHNGLSALVDLIARKPGDGGAA, encoded by the coding sequence ATGACGGGCTGGGATGCGCGGTTCGACCGCGACGACTATGTTTACGGAACCGCGCCGGCGGGGTTCCTTGCAGACCGGGCGCATGTCCTCGGGCCGGGCCGTCGCGTTCTCTGCGTGGCGGATGGCGAGGGGCGCAATTCCGTGCATCTGGCCGGGTTGGGCCACGCGGTCACCGCTTTCGATGGCAGTGCCGTCGCCGTCGAAAAGGCCCGAAACCTCGCCGCAACGCGCGGGGTGCATGTTGATTTCAACGTCGCCGACATCGACGCCTGGGATTGGTCACGCGCGTTCGACGCGGTTGTCGGCATCTTCATCCAGTTTCTCGGTCCGCCGGCGCGCGACCGCATGCTCGCCGACATGGCCCGCGCGACCCGCCCTGGTGGCCTGATGCTGCTGCATGGCTATGCGCCGCGGCAGGTCGGCTATGGCACGGGCGGTCCACCCGATGCCGCGAACATGTATACCGCCCCCCAGCTACAGGCCGCTTTCGACGGGTGGGAGATCCTGCGCCTTGCCGATTACGACGCCGAAATCGACGAAGGCATCGGTCACAACGGCCTGTCCGCCCTTGTCGATCTGATCGCGCGCAAGCCCGGTGACGGCGGCGCGGCCTAG
- the bmt gene encoding betaine--homocysteine S-methyltransferase, giving the protein MTNALSDMLETRDWLMADGATGTTLFNMGLQSGDSPELWNTDHPDRIAELYRGAVDAGSDLFLTNSFGGTAARLKLHDAQDRVGELNRAAAEIGREVADRADRNVIVAGSMGPTGEIMAPMGTLTHESAVEMFHEQAEGLKEGGADIVWVETISAPEEYAAAAEGARLAGIDWCGTMSFDTAGRTMMGFTSADLAALVERIDPAPIAYGANCGVGASDLMRTVLGFRAAGSERPIIAKGNAGIPKYEDGHIHYDGTPELMARYAVMARDAGATIIGGCCGTTPAHLRAMRAALEETPRGQAPTLEQIAAALGAFSSGSDGTDRDSPKRSRGGRRRARN; this is encoded by the coding sequence ATGACCAATGCCCTGAGCGACATGCTGGAAACCCGTGACTGGCTGATGGCCGACGGGGCCACCGGCACCACCTTGTTCAACATGGGCCTGCAATCGGGCGACTCGCCCGAATTGTGGAACACCGACCATCCCGACCGGATCGCCGAGTTGTACCGGGGCGCGGTGGACGCGGGCTCGGACCTGTTTCTGACCAATTCCTTCGGCGGCACCGCAGCGCGGCTGAAGCTGCATGATGCCCAGGACCGGGTGGGCGAGCTGAACCGCGCCGCCGCCGAGATCGGGCGCGAGGTCGCCGACCGCGCCGACCGCAACGTGATCGTCGCCGGCTCGATGGGACCAACGGGCGAGATCATGGCGCCGATGGGCACCCTGACCCACGAGAGCGCCGTCGAGATGTTCCATGAACAGGCGGAGGGGCTGAAAGAGGGCGGCGCCGATATCGTCTGGGTCGAGACGATCAGCGCGCCCGAGGAATACGCCGCCGCCGCCGAAGGGGCGCGGCTGGCCGGCATCGACTGGTGTGGCACGATGAGCTTTGACACCGCGGGCCGCACGATGATGGGGTTCACCTCGGCCGATCTGGCCGCGCTGGTGGAACGGATCGACCCCGCCCCGATCGCTTATGGCGCGAATTGCGGCGTGGGCGCGTCGGACCTGATGCGCACCGTGCTGGGGTTCCGCGCGGCCGGCAGCGAGCGGCCGATCATCGCCAAGGGCAATGCCGGCATCCCGAAATACGAGGACGGGCATATCCACTACGACGGCACGCCCGAGTTGATGGCCCGCTACGCCGTCATGGCACGCGATGCGGGGGCCACGATCATCGGCGGGTGTTGTGGCACCACGCCCGCGCACCTCCGGGCCATGCGCGCCGCGCTTGAAGAGACCCCGCGCGGCCAAGCCCCGACGCTGGAGCAGATTGCCGCCGCCCTGGGCGCGTTCTCGTCCGGGTCGGACGGCACCGATCGCGACAGCCCCAAGCGCAGCCGCGGCGGCCGCAGACGGGCCCGCAACTAG
- a CDS encoding DUF1476 domain-containing protein, with amino-acid sequence MTTFDDRESAFENKFAHDEEMKFKAEARRNKLMGLWVADILGKTGTEAEEYAKSVVLADFEEAGHEDVMRKVMGDLGDKVSETDVRKKYDELLAVAKGQLLEEN; translated from the coding sequence ATGACGACCTTCGACGACCGCGAAAGCGCCTTCGAGAACAAATTCGCCCATGACGAGGAAATGAAATTCAAGGCCGAGGCCCGCCGCAACAAGCTGATGGGTCTGTGGGTGGCCGACATCCTGGGCAAGACGGGCACCGAGGCCGAAGAGTATGCCAAATCGGTCGTTCTGGCAGATTTCGAAGAGGCCGGCCATGAGGACGTCATGCGCAAGGTGATGGGCGATCTGGGCGACAAGGTCAGCGAAACCGACGTGCGCAAAAAATATGACGAGCTTCTGGCCGTCGCCAAGGGGCAGCTGCTGGAAGAGAACTGA
- the purC gene encoding phosphoribosylaminoimidazolesuccinocarboxamide synthase produces MARRKKVYEGKAKVLYEGPEPGTFVQYFKDDATAFNAEKRATIEGKGVLNNRLSEFFMTGLNSIGVPTHFIKRINMREQLIRAVEIIPLEVVVRNVAAGSLAKRLGIEEGTPLPRPIVEFYFKDDALGDPLVAEEHILAFGWATQQDLDDMVSLGLRVNDFLSGLFLGVGIKLVDFKIEIGRIWDGDYMRLIVADEISPDSCRLWDIETGQKLDKDVFRRDLGNLADAYTEVARRLGVMPQREAGPTKPTLIN; encoded by the coding sequence ATGGCACGGCGCAAGAAGGTCTATGAAGGCAAGGCCAAGGTCCTGTACGAAGGCCCCGAACCGGGCACGTTCGTCCAGTATTTCAAGGACGATGCCACCGCCTTCAACGCGGAGAAGCGCGCCACCATCGAGGGCAAGGGCGTTCTGAACAACCGTCTGAGCGAGTTTTTCATGACCGGCTTGAACAGCATCGGCGTGCCGACCCATTTCATCAAGCGCATCAACATGCGCGAGCAGTTGATCCGCGCCGTCGAGATCATTCCGCTGGAAGTGGTCGTGCGCAACGTCGCCGCCGGGTCCCTTGCCAAGCGTCTCGGCATCGAGGAGGGCACGCCCCTGCCGCGCCCGATCGTCGAATTCTATTTCAAGGATGACGCTCTGGGCGATCCGCTGGTGGCCGAAGAGCATATCCTCGCCTTCGGTTGGGCGACGCAGCAGGATCTCGACGACATGGTGTCGCTGGGATTGCGGGTGAACGATTTCCTGTCGGGCCTGTTTCTGGGCGTCGGCATCAAGCTGGTCGATTTCAAGATCGAGATCGGCCGCATTTGGGACGGCGATTACATGCGCCTGATCGTGGCCGACGAGATCAGCCCAGACAGCTGCCGCCTGTGGGATATCGAGACCGGCCAGAAGCTCGACAAGGACGTGTTCCGCCGCGATCTGGGCAATCTGGCCGACGCCTATACCGAGGTGGCGCGCCGGCTGGGTGTCATGCCGCAGCGCGAAGCCGGCCCGACCAAGCCGACGCTGATCAATTGA
- the purS gene encoding phosphoribosylformylglycinamidine synthase subunit PurS produces MKATVTVMLKPGVLDPQGEAVKSALGAMGFDGVEGVRQGKVIELDLAPGTTEAQVTDMCEKLLANTVIESYRVEIA; encoded by the coding sequence ATGAAGGCCACCGTGACCGTGATGTTGAAACCCGGTGTTCTGGACCCGCAGGGCGAGGCGGTGAAATCCGCGCTCGGCGCGATGGGCTTCGACGGGGTCGAAGGCGTGCGCCAGGGCAAGGTGATCGAGCTGGACCTGGCGCCCGGCACGACCGAGGCGCAGGTGACCGACATGTGCGAAAAGCTGCTCGCCAATACCGTGATCGAAAGCTACCGGGTGGAGATCGCCTGA
- a CDS encoding zinc-binding dehydrogenase has protein sequence MRAARLTGWRQPLEIGRAPDPVCPRDGVVLEVLACGICRSDWHVWTGGDPVDLPHIPGHEYCGVVVETGPETRCWRVGDRVIAPFILACGACPDCQAGQQTICATQVLPGFTCDGAYAERVAVAHADANLTRLPEGMDPALAAALGCRVTTAWHALTGRAALRPGEWLGIWGGGGVGIAALMLGRAMGARVALADVVPEKLAQARALGAEVVIDARGDDPTGAMREATGGGVHLSVEALGVTTTTENALTSCRKLGRMVQVGMPAGDHLRMDLPWDAVYSGQLAIYGTRGMPAHRYPSLLDFLTATDLDLSPMIARRVGLSDATAELELFDRAAPPGVAVITDFTA, from the coding sequence ATGCGGGCGGCGCGGCTGACCGGCTGGCGCCAGCCACTTGAGATCGGCCGCGCGCCCGACCCGGTTTGTCCCCGCGACGGGGTTGTGCTTGAGGTGCTGGCTTGCGGCATCTGCCGGTCCGACTGGCATGTCTGGACCGGGGGCGACCCGGTCGATCTGCCCCATATCCCCGGCCACGAATATTGCGGCGTGGTGGTCGAAACCGGCCCTGAGACGCGCTGCTGGCGTGTGGGCGACCGCGTGATCGCGCCCTTCATTCTGGCCTGCGGCGCCTGCCCCGACTGCCAAGCGGGGCAGCAGACGATCTGTGCGACACAAGTGCTGCCCGGTTTCACCTGTGACGGCGCCTATGCCGAGCGTGTCGCGGTCGCCCATGCCGATGCCAATCTCACGCGCCTGCCCGAGGGGATGGACCCGGCACTTGCCGCGGCGCTGGGATGCCGCGTGACGACGGCCTGGCATGCGCTGACGGGGCGTGCCGCGCTCAGGCCCGGCGAATGGCTGGGTATCTGGGGCGGTGGCGGCGTGGGCATCGCGGCCCTGATGCTGGGCCGGGCGATGGGCGCGCGCGTGGCGCTGGCCGATGTCGTACCCGAGAAGCTGGCGCAGGCCCGCGCGCTGGGGGCCGAGGTGGTGATCGATGCGCGCGGCGACGACCCGACGGGCGCCATGCGCGAGGCCACGGGCGGCGGCGTCCACCTGTCTGTCGAGGCGTTGGGCGTCACGACAACGACCGAGAACGCGTTGACATCCTGCCGAAAGCTGGGGCGCATGGTTCAGGTCGGCATGCCGGCGGGCGATCATCTGCGGATGGACCTGCCGTGGGATGCCGTCTATTCCGGCCAGCTTGCCATCTATGGCACGCGCGGGATGCCGGCCCATCGCTACCCCTCGCTGCTCGATTTCCTCACCGCAACGGATCTGGACCTCTCGCCGATGATCGCGCGCCGCGTGGGCCTGTCCGATGCGACCGCCGAGCTTGAGCTTTTCGACCGCGCCGCGCCGCCGGGCGTGGCCGTCATCACCGATTTCACCGCCTGA
- the purQ gene encoding phosphoribosylformylglycinamidine synthase subunit PurQ, producing MRAAVLVFPGSNCDRDLAVAFRQAGFDTQMVWHKDTDLPEGLDIVGVPGGFSYGDYLRCGAIAAQSPIMRAVAGFAERGGHVLGICNGFQVLCETRLLPGVLMRNAGLKFTCRMQPLTVATTDSPFTNAYKPGQEIALPVAHHDGNYQIDDAGLARLQAEDRIAFAYEGNPNGSVAHIAGVLSENRRVLGLMPHPERAVDAAHGNTDGGVLFASLAAALVAA from the coding sequence ATGCGTGCCGCCGTTCTCGTCTTTCCCGGCTCCAACTGCGACCGCGACCTTGCCGTGGCCTTCCGACAGGCGGGGTTCGACACGCAGATGGTCTGGCACAAGGACACCGATCTGCCCGAGGGGCTGGATATTGTCGGCGTGCCGGGCGGGTTTTCCTATGGCGACTACCTGCGGTGCGGGGCCATTGCCGCGCAATCGCCGATCATGCGCGCCGTGGCCGGGTTCGCGGAACGTGGCGGGCATGTTCTGGGCATCTGCAACGGGTTCCAGGTGCTGTGCGAAACGCGGCTGCTGCCGGGCGTTCTGATGCGCAACGCGGGGCTGAAATTCACCTGCAGGATGCAGCCGCTGACTGTCGCCACGACCGACAGCCCCTTTACCAATGCCTACAAGCCGGGTCAGGAGATCGCGTTGCCCGTCGCCCATCATGACGGCAACTACCAGATCGACGACGCGGGCCTCGCGCGGTTGCAGGCCGAGGACCGGATCGCCTTTGCCTATGAGGGCAATCCGAACGGCTCGGTCGCTCATATCGCCGGGGTTCTGTCCGAGAATCGGCGGGTGCTGGGGCTGATGCCGCATCCCGAACGCGCGGTGGATGCGGCCCATGGCAATACCGACGGCGGGGTCCTGTTTGCCAGCCTCGCCGCAGCGCTGGTCGCGGCCTGA
- a CDS encoding sensor histidine kinase: MSVTDSAPSASRRNRVGRPWVTRLTMLLFLSVAVAVVWVSNILLTERFTETTRNRAELRLALYSGSILSEVQRHSVVPLLLSRDPVLIRSLEQNEYSNTSAHLISFVEEIGAASLMLLSREGRVVAATDRQRLSELRSSEPYFVSALRSSDTVFNISQSESGVFGFTFSRRVELDNRLLGVILVEVDLARIVERWRGTSEAVFLTDSTGQIILSTEPRWRGLTEDEALERQPAPNAIQRALEATGDWAFGDPRPYFFGDDTIRLQSRISFRGWRIVSYTAYASVRERVNSVLALEIMGFALLLAGAFYVLSRRARLQSVVLQRESAELRRLNVRLQREIAERQRVEKTLEEAEQSLAQSQKLAALGEMSAAVSHELNQPLAAMKTYLAGARLLLQRRRVDEAASSFQRIDDLIERMGAITRQLKSYARKGGDALEPVDLREALKGAITMMEPQLRSSDVEITQSMPRRPVMVLADRLRLEQVVINLLRNALDAMKESDRRELDLIIAEGDEAVLSVRDSGSGIDDLETLFEPFYTTKKPGEGVGLGLAISSGIVSDLGGRLTARNSAGDGAVFEVRLPRLGDRPADADDDGSGA, from the coding sequence ATGAGCGTGACAGACAGCGCCCCTTCAGCCAGCCGTCGCAACAGGGTGGGCCGCCCCTGGGTGACGCGCCTGACCATGCTTTTGTTTCTGTCGGTGGCCGTGGCGGTGGTCTGGGTGTCCAACATCCTGCTCACCGAACGGTTCACCGAGACCACGCGCAACCGGGCTGAACTGCGGCTTGCGCTCTATTCAGGGTCGATCCTGTCCGAGGTGCAGCGCCATTCGGTTGTCCCGCTTTTGCTGTCGCGCGATCCGGTGCTGATCCGCTCGCTCGAACAGAACGAATATTCCAATACTTCCGCCCACCTGATTTCCTTTGTCGAAGAGATCGGGGCCGCGTCGCTGATGCTGCTGAGCCGCGAGGGCCGCGTCGTTGCAGCCACCGACCGCCAGCGCCTGTCGGAATTGCGGTCGTCCGAGCCCTATTTCGTTTCGGCCCTGCGGTCCTCGGATACGGTTTTCAACATCTCGCAGTCGGAATCGGGGGTGTTCGGCTTTACCTTCTCGCGCCGGGTCGAACTGGACAACCGCCTGCTGGGTGTCATCCTGGTCGAGGTCGACCTGGCGCGGATCGTCGAGCGATGGCGCGGCACCTCCGAGGCGGTGTTCCTGACCGACAGCACCGGCCAGATCATCTTGTCCACCGAACCGCGCTGGCGCGGGTTGACCGAGGACGAGGCCCTCGAACGTCAGCCGGCCCCCAACGCGATCCAGCGCGCGCTCGAGGCGACGGGCGACTGGGCCTTTGGCGATCCGCGTCCCTATTTTTTCGGGGATGACACGATCCGCCTGCAAAGCCGCATCTCGTTCCGGGGCTGGCGCATCGTCAGCTATACGGCCTATGCCTCGGTGCGCGAGCGCGTGAATTCGGTGCTGGCGCTGGAAATCATGGGATTTGCCCTGCTGCTGGCCGGCGCGTTCTATGTCCTCAGCCGCCGCGCGCGCCTGCAATCGGTGGTGCTGCAACGCGAGTCGGCCGAACTGCGGCGTCTGAACGTCCGTCTGCAGCGCGAAATCGCCGAGCGTCAGAGGGTCGAAAAGACGCTGGAAGAGGCCGAGCAAAGCCTGGCCCAGAGCCAGAAACTGGCCGCCCTGGGCGAGATGTCGGCCGCGGTCAGCCACGAGTTGAACCAGCCCCTTGCGGCCATGAAGACGTATCTGGCGGGCGCGCGTTTGTTGCTGCAGCGCCGCCGCGTGGACGAGGCGGCGTCCTCGTTCCAACGGATCGACGACCTGATCGAACGGATGGGCGCGATCACGCGGCAGTTGAAATCCTATGCGCGCAAGGGCGGCGATGCGCTCGAACCCGTCGATCTGCGCGAGGCGTTGAAGGGCGCGATCACCATGATGGAGCCGCAACTGCGCTCCAGCGATGTCGAGATCACGCAAAGCATGCCGCGCCGCCCGGTGATGGTGCTGGCCGACCGGCTGCGGCTGGAGCAGGTGGTGATCAACCTGCTCAGGAACGCGCTGGACGCGATGAAGGAAAGCGACCGTCGCGAATTGGACCTGATCATCGCCGAAGGCGACGAGGCGGTGCTGAGCGTGCGCGACAGCGGCAGCGGCATCGACGATCTCGAAACCCTGTTCGAGCCGTTCTATACCACCAAGAAACCCGGCGAGGGCGTCGGGCTGGGCCTTGCCATTTCGTCCGGTATCGTGTCGGACCTTGGCGGCAGACTGACCGCGCGCAACAGTGCGGGCGATGGCGCGGTGTTCGAGGTGCGCCTGCCGCGCCTGGGCGACCGGCCGGCCGATGCGGATGACGACGGGTCAGGGGCGTGA
- a CDS encoding sigma-54-dependent transcriptional regulator → MKIAIVDDEQDMRQSISQWLSLSGFETETYASGEDALKGIGADYPGVVVTDVKMPGMDGVTLLKRLMAQDSGLPVILITGHGDVPMAVEAMRIGAYDFLEKPFNPDRMTELAKRASTQRRLTLDNRALRRELSDGKVLMKKLIGSSPEMERLREDILDLGQADSHVLIDGETGTGKTLVAHALHAVGPRAAKKLITISCSAYDEADLAARLFGPAPDEGLPLVEEARGGTLCLEDIEALPNALQSRLLTFINEQETPPQTRILAICNQHAQGQTLEDVLRPDLFFRLSAMTIVCPPLRARGEDILTLFNRMSEQFAEEYGCDAPQVTAQEAAQLLQAPWPGNVRQLVNIAERAVLQNRRGSGSITSLLMADNEATGPTITTEGKPLKEYVEAFERMLIDNTMRRHKGSISAVMEELCLPRRTLNEKMAKYGLSRSDYL, encoded by the coding sequence ATGAAAATCGCGATCGTGGATGACGAGCAGGACATGCGGCAGTCGATCAGCCAGTGGCTGTCGCTTTCCGGCTTCGAGACCGAGACCTACGCCTCGGGCGAGGATGCGCTCAAGGGGATCGGCGCGGATTATCCGGGCGTGGTCGTCACCGACGTCAAGATGCCCGGCATGGACGGGGTCACGCTGCTCAAGCGGTTGATGGCGCAGGACAGCGGCCTGCCCGTGATCCTGATCACGGGCCATGGCGACGTGCCCATGGCGGTCGAGGCGATGCGGATTGGCGCCTATGATTTCCTGGAAAAGCCCTTCAACCCCGACCGGATGACCGAACTGGCCAAACGGGCCAGCACCCAGCGTCGCCTGACGCTGGACAATCGCGCGCTGCGCCGCGAACTCAGTGACGGCAAGGTGCTGATGAAAAAGCTCATCGGCTCGTCCCCCGAGATGGAGCGCCTGCGCGAGGACATTCTCGATCTGGGTCAGGCCGACAGCCACGTGCTGATCGACGGCGAAACCGGCACCGGCAAGACGCTGGTGGCCCATGCGCTGCATGCCGTCGGCCCGCGGGCCGCCAAGAAACTCATCACCATCTCGTGCTCGGCCTATGACGAGGCCGATCTTGCCGCCCGGCTGTTCGGCCCGGCCCCCGACGAGGGCCTGCCATTGGTCGAGGAGGCGCGCGGCGGAACCCTGTGCCTGGAAGATATCGAGGCGCTGCCCAACGCGTTGCAATCGCGCCTGCTGACCTTCATCAACGAACAGGAAACCCCGCCGCAGACCCGGATCCTGGCGATCTGCAACCAGCACGCGCAGGGCCAGACGCTCGAGGATGTGTTGCGGCCCGACCTGTTTTTCCGTCTGTCGGCCATGACCATCGTCTGCCCGCCCCTGCGCGCCCGCGGCGAGGATATTCTGACGCTTTTCAACCGCATGTCGGAGCAATTCGCCGAGGAATACGGCTGTGACGCGCCGCAGGTCACCGCGCAGGAGGCGGCACAACTGTTGCAGGCGCCCTGGCCGGGCAATGTGCGGCAGTTGGTGAACATCGCGGAACGGGCGGTGCTGCAGAATCGCCGCGGCTCGGGCTCGATCACCTCGCTCCTGATGGCCGATAACGAAGCGACGGGGCCGACCATCACCACCGAGGGCAAGCCCTTGAAGGAATATGTCGAGGCGTTCGAGCGGATGCTGATCGACAACACGATGCGCCGTCACAAGGGCTCGATCTCGGCGGTGATGGAGGAGTTGTGCCTGCCCCGGCGGACGCTGAACGAAAAGATGGCGAAATACGGGCTCAGCCGGTCGGACTACCTGTGA